A single region of the Leptothrix cholodnii SP-6 genome encodes:
- a CDS encoding SDR family NAD(P)-dependent oxidoreductase, producing MQIQGQAALVTGGGSGLGAAVARELARLGARVAVLDVNEAGAQAVAAEIGGVAMRCDITDSASVTAALDAAQAAHGPARILMNIAGIGGAKRIVGRDGSPAPLEDFERVVRVNLIGTYNMIRLAAARMVGLEPLADGERGVMVNTASVAAYDGQVGQEAYAASKGGVVSLTLPLARDLAQWGVRVVTLAPGLFATPLMKELPEAVQQSLAASIPFPKRLGHPEEFAALAAHVVINGHLNGEVIRLDGALRLAPR from the coding sequence ATGCAGATTCAGGGACAAGCCGCACTCGTGACCGGCGGCGGATCGGGGCTCGGCGCCGCGGTGGCGCGTGAACTGGCACGGCTGGGCGCCCGCGTGGCGGTGCTCGACGTCAACGAGGCCGGCGCGCAAGCCGTCGCGGCCGAGATCGGTGGCGTGGCGATGCGCTGCGACATCACCGACAGCGCCAGCGTCACCGCCGCGCTCGATGCAGCGCAAGCCGCCCACGGCCCGGCACGCATCCTGATGAACATCGCCGGCATCGGCGGGGCCAAGCGCATCGTCGGCCGCGACGGCAGCCCGGCGCCGCTCGAAGACTTCGAGCGCGTGGTGCGCGTCAACCTGATCGGCACCTACAACATGATCCGGCTCGCCGCCGCACGCATGGTCGGCCTCGAACCGCTCGCCGACGGCGAACGCGGCGTGATGGTCAACACCGCTTCGGTCGCGGCCTACGACGGCCAGGTCGGCCAGGAGGCCTACGCGGCGTCCAAGGGCGGCGTGGTCAGCCTGACGCTGCCGCTGGCGCGTGACCTGGCGCAGTGGGGCGTGCGCGTGGTCACGCTGGCGCCGGGGCTGTTCGCCACGCCGCTGATGAAGGAACTGCCCGAGGCGGTGCAGCAGTCGCTGGCGGCCTCGATCCCGTTCCCGAAGCGGCTCGGCCACCCGGAAGAATTTGCGGCGCTGGCTGCCCACGTGGTGATCAACGGCCACCTCAACGGCGAGGTGATCCGGCTCGACGGCGCACTGCGCCTGGCGCCGCGCTGA
- a CDS encoding feruloyl-CoA synthase, which produces MSEAIYRPTQVGGALEATLEVRPDGSRVLRSTEALRWFPERITDALVQWAEQAPDRTFVARRERLADGSRGDWQRVSYREMLQRAQSVGQALTDRGLSAERPVVILSDNDLEHMSLALGAMWAGIAYAPISAAYSLVSQDFGKLRHILDTLKPGLVFASGPAYGRAIAACVGTDVEVVLTEGTLDGRAVTPFTTLLETTPGASGAAAHDAVGPDTIAKFLFTSGSTKQPKGVINTHRMLCANQQMIRQCLAFLAEQPPVLVDWLPWNHTFGGNHNVGIALYNGGTLYIDEGKPTPAGIAETLRNLREISPTVYFNVPKGYEEIATAMDSDAALRERLFERVNLFMYAGAGLSQAIWDKLEAHGQATVGERVRMITSLGMTETAPACVFALGTDVRSGQIGLPAPGCEVKLVPTGDGPWDKVEVRFRGPHVMPGYWRAPEQTAEAFDAEGFYCTGDAVKFVDEAHPNRGLVFDGRIAEDFKLSTGTFVSVGPLRGRVVAAGDPCVQDAVVTGLNRDELGLLLIPRLDECRRLAGLPASTPAPEVLHHPTVRAFFQALADKLWRAGTGSANRVARLHVLAEPPSIDKGEITDKGSINQRAVLQHRAALVDALYEGRESDPFVILPNKN; this is translated from the coding sequence ATGAGTGAAGCGATCTACAGGCCGACCCAGGTCGGCGGTGCTCTCGAAGCCACGCTCGAAGTGCGCCCGGACGGCAGCCGCGTGCTGCGCTCGACCGAAGCCTTGCGCTGGTTTCCCGAGCGCATCACCGACGCACTGGTGCAGTGGGCCGAGCAGGCGCCCGACCGCACCTTCGTCGCCCGCCGCGAGCGTCTCGCCGACGGCAGCCGCGGCGACTGGCAGCGCGTCAGCTACCGCGAGATGCTGCAGCGCGCGCAGTCGGTCGGCCAGGCGCTGACCGATCGCGGCCTGAGCGCCGAGCGGCCGGTGGTGATCCTGTCGGACAACGACCTCGAACACATGAGCCTGGCGCTCGGTGCGATGTGGGCCGGCATCGCCTACGCGCCGATCTCGGCCGCGTACTCGCTGGTCTCGCAGGATTTCGGCAAGCTGCGCCACATCCTCGACACGCTGAAACCCGGTCTGGTGTTCGCCAGCGGGCCGGCGTATGGCCGCGCCATCGCCGCCTGCGTCGGCACCGATGTCGAGGTGGTGCTGACCGAAGGCACGCTCGACGGCCGCGCCGTCACGCCCTTCACGACCCTGCTCGAAACGACGCCCGGCGCCAGCGGTGCGGCGGCACACGATGCCGTCGGCCCCGACACCATCGCCAAGTTCCTGTTCACCTCCGGCTCGACCAAGCAGCCCAAGGGCGTGATCAACACGCACCGGATGCTCTGCGCCAACCAGCAGATGATCCGCCAGTGCCTGGCCTTCCTGGCCGAGCAGCCGCCGGTGCTGGTCGACTGGCTGCCGTGGAACCACACCTTCGGCGGCAACCACAACGTCGGCATCGCGCTCTACAACGGCGGCACGCTCTACATCGACGAGGGCAAGCCGACGCCCGCCGGCATCGCCGAAACCCTGCGCAACCTGCGCGAGATCTCGCCCACCGTCTACTTCAACGTGCCCAAGGGCTACGAGGAAATCGCCACCGCGATGGACAGCGATGCCGCCCTGCGCGAGCGCCTGTTCGAGCGCGTCAACCTGTTCATGTACGCCGGCGCCGGCCTGTCGCAGGCGATCTGGGACAAGCTCGAAGCACACGGCCAGGCCACGGTGGGCGAGCGCGTGCGCATGATCACCAGCCTGGGCATGACCGAAACCGCGCCGGCCTGCGTGTTCGCGCTCGGCACCGACGTGCGATCGGGCCAGATCGGCCTGCCGGCACCCGGCTGCGAGGTCAAGCTGGTGCCCACCGGCGACGGGCCGTGGGACAAGGTCGAGGTCCGCTTCCGCGGCCCGCACGTCATGCCCGGCTACTGGCGCGCGCCCGAGCAGACCGCCGAGGCCTTCGACGCCGAAGGTTTCTACTGCACCGGCGACGCGGTCAAGTTCGTCGACGAGGCACACCCGAACCGCGGCCTGGTGTTCGACGGTCGCATCGCCGAGGACTTCAAGCTCTCGACCGGCACCTTCGTCAGCGTCGGCCCGCTGCGTGGCCGCGTGGTCGCCGCCGGTGATCCGTGCGTGCAGGACGCCGTCGTCACCGGCCTGAACCGCGACGAACTCGGCCTGCTGCTGATCCCGCGCCTGGACGAATGCCGCCGCCTGGCCGGCCTGCCCGCCAGCACGCCCGCGCCCGAGGTGCTGCACCACCCGACGGTGCGCGCGTTCTTCCAGGCGCTGGCCGACAAGCTGTGGCGCGCCGGCACCGGCAGCGCCAACCGCGTCGCCCGCCTGCACGTGCTGGCCGAGCCGCCGTCGATCGACAAGGGCGAAATCACCGACAAGGGCTCGATCAACCAGCGCGCGGTGCTGCAACACCGCGCCGCGCTGGTCGACGCGCTCTACGAAGGCCGCGAGAGCGACCCGTTCGTGATCCTGCCCAACAAGAACTGA
- a CDS encoding crotonase/enoyl-CoA hydratase family protein, protein MTQPSNAPFAPVTGLLAALDLLQISCNGKVLHICINRPAKRNALSDTLIQQLHTAFVNLPDGVAAAVISGAGEHFCAGLDLSELVERDIGSGVKHSRMWHAAFDLIQFGQVPVVAALHGAVVGGGLELASACHVRVADESTYFALPEGQRGIFVGGGGSVRIPRLMGVARMTDLMLTGRVYDAAEGVAAGLAQYLVPQGTSVDRAIALAQRIATNAPLSNYAVMHALPRIADQSMSDGLFTESLMAAVAESTPDAQDRLRAFLEKRAGKVVKS, encoded by the coding sequence ATGACCCAGCCCTCCAACGCCCCGTTCGCCCCCGTCACCGGCCTGCTGGCCGCGCTCGATCTGCTGCAGATCAGCTGCAACGGCAAGGTGCTGCACATCTGCATCAACCGCCCGGCCAAGCGCAACGCGCTGTCGGACACGCTGATCCAGCAACTGCACACCGCCTTCGTCAACCTGCCCGACGGCGTGGCCGCGGCGGTGATCAGCGGCGCGGGCGAGCACTTCTGCGCCGGCCTCGACCTGTCGGAGCTGGTCGAGCGCGACATCGGCTCGGGCGTCAAGCATTCGCGCATGTGGCACGCCGCCTTCGACCTGATCCAGTTCGGCCAAGTGCCGGTGGTGGCCGCGCTGCACGGCGCGGTGGTCGGCGGCGGGCTGGAGCTGGCGTCGGCCTGCCACGTGCGGGTGGCCGACGAAAGCACCTACTTCGCGCTGCCCGAAGGCCAGCGCGGCATCTTCGTGGGCGGCGGCGGCTCGGTGCGCATCCCGCGCCTGATGGGCGTGGCGCGCATGACCGACCTGATGCTGACCGGCCGCGTCTACGACGCCGCCGAGGGCGTGGCCGCGGGCCTGGCGCAGTACCTGGTGCCGCAAGGCACCTCGGTCGACCGCGCCATCGCGCTGGCCCAGCGCATCGCCACCAACGCGCCGCTGTCGAACTACGCCGTGATGCACGCGCTGCCGCGCATCGCCGACCAGTCGATGAGCGACGGCCTGTTCACCGAATCGCTGATGGCCGCGGTGGCCGAAAGCACCCCCGACGCGCAGGACCGCCTGCGCGCCTTCCTCGAAAAACGCGCCGGCAAGGTGGTGAAGTCATGA
- a CDS encoding 4-hydroxyphenyl-beta-ketoacyl-CoA hydrolase, with the protein MNTDDLIAIDTHTHLEVSCRNPFDAYGEEYDRAADKYFRSSRRPTMQETIDFYREKKIGFVNFTVDAESQMGRQRISNEEIADAAMANPDIMIAFGSIDPHKGKMGGREARRLVESHGVKGFKFHPTVQGFEPADKMAWPIYEVINEHKLPAIFHSGHSGIGSGMRCGGGLRLQNSNPMLLEDVAIAFPDMQIVIAHPSWPWQDEALSLAMHKPNIWIDLSGWSPKYFPQQLVQYANTLLRDRILFGSDYPLITPDRWMKDFTEAGFKPEVQPLILKENAKRLLRLA; encoded by the coding sequence ATGAACACCGACGACCTCATCGCGATCGACACCCACACCCACCTCGAGGTGTCGTGCCGCAACCCCTTCGACGCCTACGGCGAGGAGTACGACCGCGCCGCCGACAAGTACTTCCGCTCCAGCCGCCGGCCGACGATGCAGGAGACCATCGACTTCTACCGCGAGAAGAAGATCGGCTTCGTCAACTTCACCGTCGACGCCGAGTCGCAGATGGGCCGCCAGCGCATCAGCAACGAGGAGATCGCCGACGCCGCGATGGCCAATCCGGACATCATGATTGCCTTCGGCAGCATCGACCCGCACAAAGGCAAGATGGGCGGGCGCGAGGCGCGCCGGCTGGTCGAGAGCCACGGCGTCAAGGGTTTCAAGTTCCACCCCACGGTGCAGGGGTTCGAGCCGGCCGACAAGATGGCCTGGCCGATCTACGAGGTGATCAACGAGCACAAGCTGCCGGCGATCTTCCACAGCGGCCACTCGGGCATCGGCTCGGGCATGCGTTGCGGCGGCGGCCTGCGGCTGCAGAACAGCAATCCGATGCTGCTCGAAGACGTGGCGATCGCCTTCCCCGACATGCAGATCGTCATCGCCCACCCGAGCTGGCCGTGGCAGGACGAGGCGCTGTCGCTGGCGATGCACAAGCCCAACATCTGGATCGACCTGTCGGGCTGGAGCCCGAAGTACTTCCCGCAGCAGCTGGTGCAGTACGCCAACACCTTGTTGCGCGACCGCATCCTGTTCGGCAGCGACTACCCGCTGATCACGCCCGACCGCTGGATGAAGGACTTCACCGAGGCCGGCTTCAAGCCCGAGGTGCAGCCGCTGATCCTCAAGGAAAACGCCAAGCGGCTGCTGCGGCTGGCCTGA
- a CDS encoding c-type cytochrome, producing the protein MTLVRPALMGLFAAACLTTGAAQAADGLTVYNQNCAMCHVPGLANAPKFGDKEAWTPRVKTGRDALLQAAIKGKGAMPPKGGNPKLSDDEIGAALDHMLVAVK; encoded by the coding sequence ATGACCCTTGTTCGCCCCGCCCTGATGGGCCTGTTCGCCGCCGCCTGCCTGACCACCGGTGCAGCCCAGGCCGCCGACGGCCTGACGGTCTACAACCAGAACTGCGCGATGTGCCACGTGCCCGGCCTGGCCAACGCGCCCAAGTTCGGCGACAAGGAGGCCTGGACGCCTCGCGTCAAGACCGGCCGCGACGCCTTGCTGCAGGCGGCGATCAAGGGCAAGGGCGCGATGCCGCCCAAGGGTGGCAACCCCAAGCTGAGCGACGACGAGATCGGCGCCGCGCTTGATCACATGCTGGTGGCGGTGAAGTAA
- a CDS encoding ferredoxin--NADP reductase, with amino-acid sequence MKPFNEETVTSVHHWTDRLFSFKTTRDPAFRFSNGHFVMIGLPVNGKPLLRAYSVASANYEEELEFFSIKVPDGPLTSRLQHLKVGDKVIVGRKPTGTLLIDYLNPGKNLYLFGTGTGLAPFLSIIRDPDTYERFEKVILVHGCREVAELAYQDLIKRELPEHEFLGELVNGKLLYCPTVTREPFERQGRITDLINDGRLWNDFGLPALDPARDRAMICGSPAMLRDLKHMLEERHFTEGSTTTPGDFVIERAFAEQ; translated from the coding sequence ATGAAACCATTCAACGAAGAAACCGTCACGTCCGTCCACCACTGGACCGACCGGTTGTTCAGCTTCAAGACCACCCGCGATCCGGCGTTCCGGTTCTCGAACGGCCATTTCGTGATGATCGGCCTGCCGGTCAACGGCAAGCCGCTGCTGCGTGCCTACAGCGTGGCCAGCGCCAACTACGAAGAAGAGCTCGAGTTCTTCAGCATCAAGGTGCCCGACGGCCCGCTGACCTCGCGGCTGCAGCACCTGAAGGTGGGCGACAAGGTGATCGTGGGTCGCAAGCCCACCGGCACGCTGCTGATCGACTACCTCAACCCCGGCAAGAACCTCTACCTGTTCGGCACCGGCACCGGCCTGGCGCCGTTCCTGAGCATCATCCGCGACCCCGACACCTACGAGCGCTTCGAGAAGGTGATCCTGGTGCACGGCTGCCGCGAGGTGGCCGAACTGGCCTACCAGGACCTGATCAAGCGCGAGCTGCCCGAGCACGAGTTCCTCGGCGAGCTGGTCAACGGCAAGCTGCTGTACTGCCCGACCGTCACGCGCGAGCCCTTCGAGCGCCAGGGCCGCATCACCGACCTGATCAACGACGGCCGGCTCTGGAACGACTTCGGCCTGCCCGCACTCGACCCGGCGCGCGACCGCGCCATGATCTGCGGCAGCCCGGCGATGCTGCGCGACCTGAAGCACATGCTCGAGGAGCGCCATTTCACCGAAGGCAGCACCACCACCCCGGGCGACTTCGTGATCGAGCGGGCCTTTGCCGAGCAGTAG
- a CDS encoding protein phosphatase CheZ — MKIEDFAAFAPPEGVVTSPEVFQQIGEITRLLHDTLQQLGVMPKLQTAAEGLPDARSRLNYIANKTSDAANKVLNSVDHAKSEHLRISADTRALAAALVADPVKAVASGAVLNFAHDVEASTARIDQHLTDIMLAQDFHDLTGQVVAKVVALAIDLEDSLVKLLVQVVPPDQRDKVDSSVLNGPVVNPEGRTDVVSDQSEVDDLLASLGF; from the coding sequence ATGAAGATCGAAGACTTTGCCGCGTTTGCACCCCCCGAAGGCGTCGTCACGTCGCCGGAGGTGTTCCAGCAGATCGGCGAGATCACCCGCCTGCTGCACGACACGCTGCAGCAGCTGGGCGTGATGCCCAAGCTGCAGACCGCCGCCGAGGGCCTGCCCGACGCCCGCAGCCGCCTGAACTACATCGCCAACAAGACCTCCGACGCCGCCAACAAGGTGCTGAACTCGGTCGACCACGCCAAGAGCGAGCACCTGCGCATCTCGGCCGACACGCGGGCGCTGGCCGCCGCGCTGGTGGCCGACCCGGTCAAGGCGGTGGCCAGCGGTGCGGTGCTGAACTTCGCGCACGACGTCGAGGCCTCGACCGCACGCATCGACCAGCACCTGACCGACATCATGCTGGCGCAGGATTTCCATGACCTCACCGGTCAGGTGGTCGCCAAGGTGGTCGCACTGGCGATCGACCTGGAAGACAGCCTCGTCAAGCTGCTGGTGCAGGTGGTGCCGCCCGACCAGCGCGACAAGGTCGACAGCTCGGTGCTCAACGGCCCGGTCGTCAACCCCGAAGGCCGCACCGACGTGGTCAGCGACCAGAGCGAGGTCGACGACCTGCTCGCCAGCCTGGGTTTCTGA
- the cheY gene encoding chemotaxis response regulator CheY, with amino-acid sequence MTTSSDLKFLVVDDFSTMRRIVRGLLKEMGCNNVEEAEDGHVALNMLKNSRFDFVVSDINMPVMNGFELLKAVKADETLKHLPVLMVTAEARKEDIVLAAQSGAAGYIVKPFTKATLEEKVTKIMQKLAATA; translated from the coding sequence ATGACCACTTCATCAGACCTCAAATTTCTGGTTGTCGACGATTTTTCGACCATGCGCCGCATCGTGCGCGGGCTGCTCAAGGAAATGGGCTGCAACAACGTCGAGGAGGCCGAGGACGGCCACGTCGCGCTCAACATGCTCAAGAACAGCCGCTTCGACTTCGTCGTCAGCGACATCAACATGCCGGTCATGAACGGCTTCGAGCTGCTCAAGGCGGTCAAGGCCGACGAGACCCTCAAGCACCTGCCGGTGCTGATGGTGACCGCCGAGGCGCGCAAGGAAGACATCGTGCTGGCCGCCCAGAGCGGCGCGGCCGGCTACATCGTCAAGCCCTTCACCAAGGCCACGCTGGAAGAAAAAGTCACCAAGATCATGCAGAAGCTGGCTGCGACGGCCTGA
- the motB gene encoding flagellar motor protein MotB, producing MAGDAKKLQPIIIKRVKKGGHSAHGGAWKIAYADFVTAMMAFFLLMWLLGSTTEGDKKGIQDFFQSPLKVAMSGGAGAGDATSVIKGGGTDLSQTSGQVKRGEVPSKKTYNAEAIKTSQRKAEQERLETLRQRVQDVMANSPKLAEFKNQIRLDMTRDGLRIQIVDEQNRPMFDSGASEVKPYMREILRAIGSVLTEVPNRLTLEGHTDAKPMGSGAGYSNWELSSDRANASRRELLAGGLDDARVLRVQGLAASVPFDQQDPLNPINRRISIIVMTREAQDRFFQSGDAPPVEPEAPAPTGETTGSDAAAHSSAPHANR from the coding sequence ATGGCCGGCGACGCGAAAAAGCTCCAGCCCATCATCATCAAGCGGGTCAAGAAGGGCGGCCACTCGGCACACGGTGGCGCCTGGAAGATCGCCTACGCCGACTTCGTCACGGCCATGATGGCGTTCTTCCTGCTGATGTGGCTGCTGGGCTCGACCACCGAGGGCGACAAGAAGGGCATCCAGGACTTCTTCCAGAGCCCGCTCAAGGTGGCGATGTCGGGTGGCGCCGGCGCCGGTGACGCCACCTCGGTGATCAAGGGCGGCGGCACCGACCTCTCGCAGACCTCCGGCCAGGTCAAGCGCGGCGAAGTGCCGAGCAAGAAGACCTACAACGCCGAAGCCATCAAGACCTCGCAGCGCAAGGCCGAGCAGGAGCGCCTCGAAACCCTGCGCCAGCGGGTGCAGGACGTGATGGCCAACTCGCCCAAGCTGGCCGAGTTCAAGAACCAGATCCGCCTGGACATGACCCGCGACGGCCTGCGCATCCAGATCGTCGACGAGCAGAACCGGCCGATGTTCGACAGCGGCGCTTCCGAGGTCAAACCGTACATGCGCGAGATCCTGCGCGCCATCGGCTCGGTGCTGACCGAGGTGCCGAACCGGCTCACGCTCGAGGGCCACACCGACGCCAAGCCGATGGGCAGCGGCGCGGGCTACAGCAACTGGGAGCTCTCGAGCGACCGCGCCAATGCCTCGCGCCGCGAACTGCTCGCCGGCGGACTCGACGACGCGCGGGTGCTGCGCGTGCAGGGCCTGGCGGCCAGCGTGCCGTTCGACCAGCAGGACCCGCTCAACCCGATCAACCGGCGAATCAGCATCATCGTGATGACACGCGAGGCGCAGGACCGGTTCTTCCAGTCGGGCGATGCCCCGCCCGTCGAGCCGGAGGCCCCCGCGCCCACCGGCGAAACGACCGGGTCTGACGCCGCCGCGCATTCAAGTGCCCCGCACGCGAACCGATAA
- the motA gene encoding flagellar motor stator protein MotA — MFVLIGWGVAIGCIFGVYIIHGGNISVILKALPWEMITIFGGALGAFVANNQMKVLKATMKGLGACFKGSKYSKARAMELLALIYEILQKSRKEGLMSIEKDIEDPHSSPLFQKFPVVGNDHHVTEFITDYLRMMVSGNLNAHEIESLMDSELETHHHEAHSAAAAIARLAGALPAFGIVAAVLGVVNTMGSVGQPPAVLGGMIGSALVGTFLGILLAYGFAEPLAGLLEQKIDEDGKELQCIKATLLASMQGYAPQIAIEFGRKVLYSTERPSFAELEAHVKKK; from the coding sequence ATGTTTGTCCTGATCGGCTGGGGCGTCGCCATCGGATGCATCTTCGGCGTGTACATCATTCACGGCGGGAACATCAGCGTCATCCTGAAGGCCCTGCCCTGGGAAATGATCACCATCTTCGGCGGCGCCCTCGGCGCCTTCGTGGCCAACAACCAGATGAAGGTGCTGAAGGCGACGATGAAGGGTCTGGGCGCGTGCTTCAAGGGCTCGAAGTACTCGAAGGCACGGGCGATGGAGCTGCTGGCGCTGATCTACGAGATCCTGCAGAAGTCGCGCAAGGAAGGCCTGATGTCGATCGAGAAGGACATCGAGGATCCGCACAGCTCGCCGCTGTTCCAGAAGTTCCCGGTGGTCGGCAACGACCACCACGTCACCGAGTTCATCACCGACTACCTGCGCATGATGGTGTCGGGCAACCTGAACGCGCACGAGATCGAATCGCTGATGGACAGCGAGCTCGAGACCCACCACCACGAGGCGCACAGCGCGGCCGCGGCGATCGCCCGGCTGGCCGGCGCGCTGCCGGCCTTCGGCATCGTCGCGGCGGTGCTGGGCGTGGTCAACACCATGGGCTCGGTCGGCCAGCCGCCGGCGGTGCTGGGCGGCATGATCGGCTCGGCGCTGGTGGGGACCTTCCTGGGCATCTTGCTGGCCTACGGCTTTGCCGAGCCGCTGGCCGGCCTGCTCGAACAGAAGATCGACGAGGACGGCAAGGAACTGCAGTGCATCAAGGCCACGCTGCTGGCCAGCATGCAGGGCTACGCGCCGCAGATCGCGATCGAGTTCGGCCGCAAGGTGCTCTATTCGACCGAGCGCCCGAGCTTTGCCGAGCTCGAAGCGCACGTGAAGAAGAAATAA
- a CDS encoding class I SAM-dependent methyltransferase, with the protein MPQRLHWPMAALVLWAACWALHGWLLNLGAGAAVAFALACALGAAGALLAASRWRQWMLAGGFPLSALIGGAAVGLPAWAWLLPLALLALAYPLRAWHDAPVFPTPQNALSGLAQAAPLPVDEASVLDAGCGLGHGLRSLRHQYPRARLHGIEWSWPLSIATALRCRWARIRQGDMWAQPWSGHALVYVFQRPESMPRAWAKAQAELAPGSWLVSLAFEVPGRTPHAVLREGRDLPVWIYRTEALSRPHRTSSASPK; encoded by the coding sequence ATGCCGCAGCGCCTGCACTGGCCGATGGCGGCCCTCGTGCTGTGGGCGGCCTGCTGGGCCTTGCACGGCTGGCTGCTGAACCTGGGTGCCGGCGCAGCGGTGGCGTTTGCGCTCGCTTGCGCGCTCGGTGCAGCCGGCGCGCTGCTGGCCGCCAGCCGCTGGCGCCAGTGGATGCTCGCCGGCGGGTTTCCGCTGTCGGCGCTGATCGGCGGCGCGGCGGTCGGGCTGCCGGCCTGGGCCTGGCTGCTGCCGCTGGCGCTGCTAGCGCTGGCCTACCCGCTGCGCGCCTGGCACGACGCGCCGGTTTTCCCGACCCCCCAGAACGCGCTGAGCGGCCTGGCGCAGGCCGCCCCGCTGCCCGTCGACGAGGCCAGCGTGCTCGACGCCGGCTGCGGCCTCGGCCATGGCCTGCGGTCGCTGCGGCACCAGTACCCGCGCGCCCGGCTGCACGGCATCGAATGGAGCTGGCCGCTGTCGATCGCGACGGCGCTGCGCTGCCGCTGGGCCCGCATCCGCCAGGGCGACATGTGGGCGCAGCCGTGGTCGGGGCACGCGCTGGTCTACGTCTTCCAGCGCCCCGAGAGCATGCCGCGCGCCTGGGCCAAGGCGCAGGCCGAACTGGCGCCGGGCAGCTGGCTGGTGAGCCTGGCGTTCGAGGTGCCCGGTCGGACACCGCACGCGGTGCTGCGCGAAGGACGCGATCTGCCCGTGTGGATCTATCGAACAGAGGCCCTTTCGCGGCCGCACCGCACCTCAAGTGCAAGCCCGAAATGA